The genomic window AAGGGGTCGTTGTAATCGAACCGACGAGCTCTTGCGCGGGTGAGCGGGCTGGGGTGGTGCCGCTGGGCCGGCCAACTCGGCAGCGAGTGTCCGAGCAGGATACGACGCACCTGGGAGATCCGCGCGCCTGCCCACATGTTGTCCGTCGCCCGGCACGGGCGAATGGGTGGGACCTGAAACGGACGTGGTGATCTTGTGTCCGTCGCCGGGTAGGCATGGCCGGAAGCAGCCTCTCCCCGTCGCTGTTACCCTGGTAGCCCGTGGACCGGTGGTCGTCCCGTCAGTGGACGAGGCCCCCGAACCGCAGCGACGGCACCGACGGAGATCTCCGTCCGGGACGCCGGTACGCACCTCACGATCGCGACCACGGGAGCCCCCTTTGGCTATGCAGCCCTCATCCACGACGACCAAGCACATCTTCGTCACCGGGGGTGTCGCCTCCTCCCTCGGCAAGGGTCTGACTGCCTCCAGCCTGGGTGCCCTGCTCAAGGCGCGTGGCCTCCGGGTCACCATGCAGAAGCTCGACCCCTATCTCAACGTCGACCCCGGCACGATGAACCCCTTCCAACACGGTGAGGTGTTCGTCACCAACGACGGCGCCGAGACCGACCTGGACATCGGCCACTACGAGCGCTTCCTCGACGTGGACCTCGACGGCTCGGCCAACGTCACCACCGGCCAGGTCTACTCGCAGGTCATCGCCAAGGAGCGGCGCGGCGAGTACCTCGGCGACACCGTCCAGGTCATCCCGCACATCACCAACGAGATCAAGCACCGCATCCGCCGCATGGCGACCGACGACGTCGACGTCGTCATCACCGAGGTCGGCGGCACGGTCGGCGACATCGAGTCGCTCCCCTTCCTGGAGACGGTCCGCCAGGTCCGTCACGAGGTCGGCCGCGACAACGTCTTCGTCGTGCACATCTCGCTGCTGCCCTACATCGGGCCGTCCGGCGAGCTGAAGACGAAGCCCACCCAGCACTCCGTCGCCGCGCTGCGCAACATCGGCATCCAGCCGGACGCCATCGTGCTCCGCGCCGACCGCGACGTCCCGACCGCCATCAAGCGCAAGATCTCCCTGATGTGCGACGTCGACGAGGCGGCCGTGGTCGCCTGCGTCGACGCCAAGTCGATCTACGACATCCCCAAGGTGCTGCACACCGAGGGCCTGGACGCCTACGTCGTCCGCAAGCTGGACCTGCCGTTCCGCGACGTCGACTGGACGACCTGGGACGACCTGCTGGACCGCGTCCACAACCCCGACCACGAGATCACCGTCGCCCTGGTCGGCAAGTACATCGACCTGCCCGACGCCTACCTCTCGGTGACCGAGGCCATCCGGGCCGGCGGCTTCGCCAACAAGGCCCGCGTCAAGGTCAAGTGGGTCGCCTCCGACGACTGCAAGACACCGGCCGGAGCACAGAACCAGCTCGGCGACGTCGACGCGATCTGCATCCCCGGCGGCTTCGGCGAGCGCGGGGTGATCGGCAAGGTGGGCGCCATCCAGTACGCCCGCGAGAACAAGGTGCCACTGCTCGGCCTCTGCCTCGGCCTGCAGTGCATCGTGATCGAGGCCGCGCGCAACCTCGCCGGCATCACCGACGCCAACTCCACCGAGTTCGACGCCGCCACGAGCCACCCCGTCATCTCCACGATGGAGGAGCAGCTCGCGTACGTCGAGGGGGCCGGCGACCTGGGCGGCACCATGCGGCTCGGCCTGTACCCGGCGAAGCTCGCCGAGGGCTCCCTGGTCCGCGAGGCGTACGACGGTGAGCCCTACGTCGAGGAGCGCCACCGCCACCGCTACGAGGTCAACAACGGCTACCGCACGGAGCTGGAGAAGAAGGCCGGGCTCGTCTTCTCCGGCACCTCCCCGGACAACAAGCTCGTCGAGTACGTCGAGTACCCGCGTGAGGTCCACCCCTACCTGGTGGCCACCCAGGCGCACCCGGAGCTGCGCTCCCGCCCGACCCGCCCGCACCCGCTCTTCGCCGGCCTGGTGAAGGCGGCCGTGGAGCGCAAGGTCGCCGCACACGGGGCGGACGGCGACGCGTAAGGCGATACGGTTGACCGGGGTACGGATCCTTCACCGGATGCGTGCCCCGGTTTCTGTTTGTTCGTGGGAGGACGTACATGGGTTTCCAGGACACACCCGAGGAGTGGCAGGTCACCGAGACGGTGACCCCCTTCACCGGTAACAAGACCAGCGTCCGCACCGACGGCGTCGTCATGCCCGACGGCAGCGTCCACAACCGCGACTACCAGGTCCATCCGGGGTCCGTCGCCGTGCTCGCGCTCGACGAGGAGGGCCGCGTGCTCGTCCTGCGCCAGTACCGCCATCCCGTGCGCCAGAAGCTGTGGGAGATCCCGGCGGGTCTGCTCGACGTCCCGGGCGAGAACCCCCTGCACGCCGCGCAGCGCGAGCTGTACGAGGAGGCGCACGTCAAGGCCGAGGACTGGCGGGTGCTGACCGACGTCTACACCACGCCCGGGGGCAGCGACGAGGCCGTGCGCGTCTTTCTCGCGCGTGACCTCTCCGAGGCCGAGGGGGAGCGCTTCGAGGTCTCCGAGGAGGAGGCCGACATGGAGCAGGCCAGGGTGCCCCTGGAGGAGCTCGTGCGGAGCGTGCTGGCGGGCGACCTGCACAACAACTGCCTGGTCGTGGGCGTCCTGTCGCTGACTGCCGCGCTCGCCGGTGACGGGGTGGACTCGCTGCGCCCGGCCGAGGCGCCCTGGCCGGCCCGGCCGTTCGAGGCCTGACGCCCCGTCCGTCGCCGGGGAGGCGCCTCGCGCCCGCCGCGGGGCACAGCCGCGGCGGGCCCGATCGTATGAAACGCTGATGCGATCGAGGGACGTTTCCGCCCTGCGCGGCAGTGATCGTCCGCACCACTGAACTACGCTCGAAAGGCCCCGACCGGACTTCCGGCGGGCAACCGCGTGCAGCGAAGTGGAGCGTGGCCCGTGACCGACCAGGCGGTGGACACCAGCATCCCGGCCGGACCGGCCCGGACGGCGGGAGCCGAGCAGTCGTCCGACGCCGCCACGGTCCAATTCTTCGGGCGCGAAAGAGAGTTGAGGGCCCTTCAGGAGGACATCGAGCGGGCCGGTCTGGACACCCTGGCCGGCCGCAAGGCGCCACGCGCCAGGGTCCTGCTGATCGCCGGGCGGCCCGGATCCGGACGCTCCGCTCTCGCCGCCGAACTCGCCCGCAGGCTCGCCGAGCCGGGCGGCTATCCGGACGGGGTGTTCCGGGTCGCCCTCACCGACTCGGGGGGCGAGCGCGTTCCCGCGGAACGCACCGCGCGCCGGCTCCTGGACCAGCTCTCGGTCGTGGCCCCGCCCGGAGCCGGGGAGGACGAGCTGTCGGAGATGGTCCGCGAGGCCTTCGCCGTACGCCGTGCCGTGATCCTGCTCGACGACGCCGTGGACGCCGAGCAGGTCGACCCCCTGCTGCCGGACAACCCGGACTGTCTGGTCGTGGCGACGGCCACCGGCCCGCTCACCGGAATCCCCGACGTCCGCCCGTGCACCATCGGCGGGATGGACGCCGCCTCCGCCGTTCAGTTGCTCGCCCGCACCATCGGCCAGGTCCGCATCACCGTCGACCCGCGGGCCGCCGAGACACTCACCGAGGAGTGCGGAGGCCAGCCGGCCGCCCTGATCCTGATCGCGGGCTGGCTCGCCGCCCGG from Streptomyces sp. NBC_01341 includes these protein-coding regions:
- a CDS encoding CTP synthase; this encodes MQPSSTTTKHIFVTGGVASSLGKGLTASSLGALLKARGLRVTMQKLDPYLNVDPGTMNPFQHGEVFVTNDGAETDLDIGHYERFLDVDLDGSANVTTGQVYSQVIAKERRGEYLGDTVQVIPHITNEIKHRIRRMATDDVDVVITEVGGTVGDIESLPFLETVRQVRHEVGRDNVFVVHISLLPYIGPSGELKTKPTQHSVAALRNIGIQPDAIVLRADRDVPTAIKRKISLMCDVDEAAVVACVDAKSIYDIPKVLHTEGLDAYVVRKLDLPFRDVDWTTWDDLLDRVHNPDHEITVALVGKYIDLPDAYLSVTEAIRAGGFANKARVKVKWVASDDCKTPAGAQNQLGDVDAICIPGGFGERGVIGKVGAIQYARENKVPLLGLCLGLQCIVIEAARNLAGITDANSTEFDAATSHPVISTMEEQLAYVEGAGDLGGTMRLGLYPAKLAEGSLVREAYDGEPYVEERHRHRYEVNNGYRTELEKKAGLVFSGTSPDNKLVEYVEYPREVHPYLVATQAHPELRSRPTRPHPLFAGLVKAAVERKVAAHGADGDA
- a CDS encoding NUDIX hydrolase, with protein sequence MGFQDTPEEWQVTETVTPFTGNKTSVRTDGVVMPDGSVHNRDYQVHPGSVAVLALDEEGRVLVLRQYRHPVRQKLWEIPAGLLDVPGENPLHAAQRELYEEAHVKAEDWRVLTDVYTTPGGSDEAVRVFLARDLSEAEGERFEVSEEEADMEQARVPLEELVRSVLAGDLHNNCLVVGVLSLTAALAGDGVDSLRPAEAPWPARPFEA